The sequence gctgttgcaaaactacaatttccagcatgtctggacagccaacggctatcagggcatgctgggagttgtagtttttcaatagctggacgtgctctggttaggaaacactggtatagattaaGGTGCAACATTTAGGGACTGAGGACAGGGGGACAATGTGTACTTATGGACCTCTCAGCAGCAGTGACCCACAGGAATGCTATGCTTTCTCTCAGCAGCACACTGCTGTAAACTTTATTCCAAGAAGCCAGTGAGAAATGGGACACACAGTAAAATAGCTAACATGGTTGTGAGAGGTAGGCACATAAAGGGTTACTGCCTTCACTGACAGCAGCACACTTTAGCACCCGGGTAGATGTCACCACGGAgaccgagggggggggggagccggcCATGCTGAAGCTGATTGCAGACACAGGCTCTGTTTCtgctcacatccaaacggctcagCTCACAGCCCTGAAACTCCCCTACTGTGCGCTCAGCCAATTAGAGCAGAGCACATAACAGCCTAATGAATATGTATGAGGTTGGAGGAGCTGCAGGGGGAGTGaaggatcctgggagtttgtgacgtagcgtcgacctagctgACAGCCCCATAGGGAATAACAGGTAGACGCTATTCACATTAGAGCCCCAGCCACCAACTTCCTGTGACAGTAAAGCAGCTAAACTGTGCAGAAAAGGTAACGGAGCACAATTAGTAAGTTGCATAACTTCTTATTTAATGACATTAGAGCACTACTTCATtagcactgcagttgtcctttaaggcccTAAACATATTTaatgttacagacattcctccgcatcagaccacaagtaagtgttgttgatatgcattacgtaaaacgtaacttttaataataattttaggataaaatatgtacccaattttttttttaaatcatacaaaaggaaaggtgtgcaaaaaacaccatgtgccacctacaccaccaagaattgatgtgatgaaaagacctctaaaaggtggaagggaagggCATAAGAAGTCTTATTGTGAGGGTCCTGCTgcttgccaccccccccccccccaccggcaaTCTCCCATAGTACTCGGCATTCTAAAGAAAAGCCGGGTTCCAGTGGCAGtggtcctgacgtcacggccacgtcccctgtTGACatcatgccccttccattcatgactaaacatgaatggagacagcgttgtgtgacgtcacaaggggcgtggggaTCATGGCTTCCGGCTGTGAGCATTCTaaactaaatgttcagaatgctggagcatcggagtacccctttaattagtgcacttatcttcagcaaactgtttgtgaACTTTCCCATGCTTCATCCTCCtaggatgacagccatgcagaccaatatgAAGCAGTGTGCATATCCCCCATTACATGACAACAGGAGGAAAAATGGCTAACTGGACACAATTTGAACAATTACACTtagaggtgtactcacttttgctgccaaggtttagacattaatggctgtgtgttgagtaattttgaggggacacaacattatacactgttatacaggctgtgtactCACTACTTTACAGTATAGCAAAGGGTCATTTATTTAGTATTGTCATAAAAAGATGTAAGGGATGTACttgcttatgtgagatactgtttaagtgtctgatcgcagggggtctgaccactgggacaacTGTCTTCTCCCCCTTCAGCAATCCCCTTTAAAGGGCTCGCTATTTACTCTTCCTTAGTGTACTTTGGGTTCCCACTTCCAAGACATGGTGCAAGTGACAGCCAGCTCAGCCATTCACCAGCTGAAACAGGGTTCCCTTCTAAGGTGTTAATTTCATGAGCCGGTTGTCACTTGGATGGGGCTGGAGCGCTGAGGATTCTCGACCCCTGCCCAATTCTTAGGCAGTTTAAGCTAAAAATGctgtatatttaaccccttcccgcagaatgtcatatataaacgccgggttgtgcagtgcgttcgcgaatcccggcgtttataaatgacattcagttaacccggcgatgcgcagcattgcacgggttaactggcagaagtcccgctgtttccagcaggggacaacttctgcttcacccccaggaccatccattgatggtcctggtcagcgatcactgtgattggtccctgtggaccaatcacagtgatctggggtgaaagttcagatcccccgcactgcccgcccctggaagtcgggcagaacgggggacgatggctgcgggggctcgcggggacctgcggcatagggggggaacacgtggggaccggcggacttacctgatccagcggcgggaccgaggagcagcgcgggaccggccacgtggacgagcagcgacgggtaagtatgtggtcctcagaggcagcagtgaagatcttcactgctgattctaggagtctgaaaactacaactcccagcatgcctagacagcctttggctgtctgggcatgctgggagttgtagttttgcaacatctggagggcccccgtttggagaccattgtataatggtctccaatctgtgctcttccagctgttgcaaaactacaactcccagcatgcactgactgtccaggcatgctgggagttttagttcagcaacatctggcccttcagatgttgccgaactacaactcccagcatgcccttcagctttctgggcatgctgggagttgtagttttgcaacaactggagacacactggttgggaaacattgtttctaactcagtgtttcctaacctgtgtgcctccagctgttgcaaaactataactcccagcatgcactaacagaccatgcatgctgggagttgtagttttgcaacatctggagggccccagtttggagaccattgtataatggtctccaatctgtgctcttccagctgttgcaaaactacaactcccagtatgcactgactgtccaggcatgctgggagttttagttcagcaacatctggcccttcagatgttgccgaactacaactcccagcatgcccttcagctgtctgggcatgctgggagttgtagttttgcaacaactggagacacactggttgggaaacattgtctgtttctaactcagtgtttcctaacctgtgtgcctccagctgttgcaaaactataactccaagcatgcactaacagaccatgcatgctgggagttgtggtttggcaacagctggtgcaccccccccccctgtgaatgtacagggtacattcacacgggcaaggcTTTTACactgggtttctcgcatcttgagatgcagcaaattttgcgctgggaaactcgctgtaatccctcgcccatgtgactgtaccctaaaaacactacactacaccaacacaaaataaaataaaaagttaaaaacactacatatacacatacccctacacagcccccctcccccaataagaacgtccggtacgccactgtttccaaagcagagcctccagctgttgaaaaacaacaactcccagtattgccggacagccgttgactgtccacgcatgctgggagttttgcaacagctggaggcaccctgtttgagaatcactgacatagaataaccctatgtccacccctatgcaaatccctaatttaggcctcaaatgcgcacggcgctctcactttggagccctgtcgtatttcaaggcaacagtttagggcgacatatggggtatcgccgtactcgggagaaattgcgttacaaggtttggggggctttttcttctttaacccttcatgaaaaggaaatgttggggtctacaccagaatgttagtgtaaaaaaatttaattttttacactaacatgctgatattgccctatactttacattttcacaagaggtaaaagggaaaaaagccccccaaaatttgtaacgcaatttctcccgactacagagataccccatatgtgagcgcaaagtgctctgggggcgcacaacaaggcccagaagggagagtgcgccatgtacatttgaggtgatttgcacaggggtggctgattgttacagcggttttgacaaacgcaaaaaaaacaaaaccccacatgtgaccccatttcggaaacgacacccctcacggaatgtaatgaggggtgcagtgagaatttaccccccacaggtgtctgacggatttttggaacagtggtccgtgaaaattaaaacttgtacagcccactgttccaaagatctgtcagacaccagtggggggcaaatgctcactgtatcccttgttacgttcctcaaggggtctcgtttccaaaatggtatgccatgtgttttttttttgctgttctggcaccataggggcttcctaaatgcgatatgccccccgagcaaaatttgctctcaaaaagccaaatatgactccttctcttctgagcattgtagttcgcccatagtgcacttcaggtccacttatggggtaccttcatactcagaagagaaggggttacaaatattggggagtatttcctgctattaacgcttgcaaaaatgtgaaatttggggggaaacacacattttagtggaattttttttttttttttttacatatgcaaaagtcgtgaaacacctgtggggtaataaggctcactttattcctttttacattcctcaaggggtctagtttccaaaatggtatgccatgtgtttttttttgctgttctggcaccataggggcttcctaaatgcgacatgcccccgagcaaaatttgctctcaaaaagccaaatatgactccttctcttctgagcattgtagttcgcccatagtgcacttcaggtcaacttatggggtacctccatactcagaagagaaggggttacaaatattggggggtatttcctgctattaaaacttggaaaatgtgaaatttggggggaaacacacattttagtgaaaaaaaataattttttttttacatatgccaaagtcgtgaaacacctgtgatgtattaaggctcactttattccttgttatgttcctcaaggggtctagtttccaaaatggtatgccatgtgagggggttttgctgttctggcaccataggggcttcctaaatgcaacatgccccccaaaaaccatttcagaaaaacgtactctccaaaatccccttgtcgctctttcccttctgagccctctactgcgcccgccaaacaatttacatagacatatgaggtatgtgcttactcgagagaaattgggctacaaatataagtatacattttctccttttaccccttgtaaaaattcaaaaattgggtctacaagaacatgcgagtgtaaaaaatgaagattgtgaattttctccttcactttgcttctattcctgtgaaacacctaaagggttaaaatgatgactgaatgtcattttgaatactttggggggtgcagtttttataatggggtcttttgtggggtatttctaatatgaagacccttcaaatccacttcaaacctgaactggtccctgaaaaatagtgagtttgaaaactttgtgaaaaattggaaaattgctgctgaactttgaagctctctggtgtcttccaaaagtaaaaactcgtcacttttatgatgcaaacataaagtagacatattgtatatgtgaataaaaattttttttatttgtaatatacattttccttacaagcagagagcttcaaagttagaaaaatgcaaaattttcaaatttttcatcaaatttttggatttttcacaaggaaaggatgcaagttaccacaaaaatttaccaccatgttaaagtagaatatgtcacgaaaaaacaatctcgaaatcagaatgataactaaaagcattccagagttattaatgtttaaaatgacagtggtcagatgtgcaaaaaacgctctggtccttaaggccaaaatgggcttggtcctgaaggggttaatataatgacTCATGACACCTACTGTAGATTATGTTGTAACAACTTGGAATTTTTTGTGGAGACTGGAAAGTCTCTGCGTGCTTCTCACATGTGTAAGTAGTGTTACTAGTGTAAAAGCAGTTGTACACAAGAAACAGAGCAGTGCAGATTGTGGAgattgtctagtctaagtttgcaACTTCTATTCATTCGTTAAGTAtaaaattttacatatttttggGTATATTTCCGTCTTACAGACAAATCCCCTTGTTAGGCAAGGCACAAAAATGTCAAgtcaaacagagaaaaaaaaaaacagacacatcTAAAACATACACAGTGATCTAAGGTTGTCAGTGTACTTGGTGATCATGAAGTGCCAGCCCACTAGGCATGTCAGGGGCACCAgcgggtccctagcataaaatggcgctgcACTGACCGGCGACCagcaccgccgcaacaccagtgcccactggGGGAACGACAGAATGATAGAGCAACCCCAGTGCTGCCTGACCAGACCCTGGGccacacctccccacagacacaatgttgcagcagcagcagcagcagtttgAACATGCAACAAAGCTCGCttgccatgtgctcccagtcaaagaCTGGGAAACTGCCAGAAAGAATAGGGCCCTTTGCAGTtccaatttatataggcctgggcttTTAGAGGGAGGGGCAAAATTCTGACCAAGTAAAAACTAAAAAAGAGGGgaatagaaaacacaatgggATACATATTGGGGGCGTGTTGGCACGCCCCATTCCAGCAGATTGCCGGGGCTCCCTTAaggagatcacgaggggtcccagcggtcagacccccccccccccccgtgatctataacttatcccctatcctttggataggggataagttatctctCACTACagaactactttaaccccttaaggacgcagctcattttcaccttaaggacgcagccctttttcgcaattctgaccactgtcactttatgcattaataactctgggatacttttaccaattctgattctgagatagttttttcgtgacatattctgctttatgttagtggtaaattttcgtcgttacttgcatcctttcttggtgaaaaatcccaaaatttcatgaaaatttagaaaatttagcattttgtaactttgaagctctctgcttgtaaggaaaattgatattccaaatatattttttattgattcacaaatacaatatgtctactttatgttggcatcataaaatggacatatttgtactttttgaaaaaatttgagggcttcaaagtatagataAACACTATAAACCCTGAAAAAGTGCGTAGATCCTACGCCAAAATTATATCAAAATACATAGAAAAAAGCGTATACAGATCCATAGTAAAAATAGCAAAATTTTATTGACATATAAATATAATTTCaattacatacatttaaaatcaagTAAAAAGCAAATATAAATTGCAGATGTAACTGCATCTCCAAGCCACAAAGGAACAGGAAATGAAGGGTGGTCTGGAGGTTCTGTGTTGCTAGCGTGGATAAGACCATAACAAGCAGATTACGGACACCTACACAAAAGCCCAAGGAAAGACATTAGTAAAGACAGAAGAAATATACAGGGGTAGATATAACTGACCCCCAATAGACCTAGTGGTCAAGTAAACATCACAGgtaggtgtatgtataatgactaaGTAAGTCGTAGAAGAACAGTATTATGCACAAATAATACAATCAAATAGTTACCAATAACAGAGTGACACACGTACACCAGACCACcctcacccaacgtttcaccaataaggcttcttccggggcgtaatCTGGGTGAATAGGTGGCTAGATTATATGGGGATAATGGTCCAATCACAGTTTGGAAAGGTGGTCATGTGATCTGGCTCAATGGCAATTACTTCCGGGTTTACCTATGTACGTAATAGGGGGGAGACGGATACTGTGATGATGAATAGGgcagctgttacagaactacaactcccagcatgcctgggcagtctaggcatgctgagagttgtatgttggcaacatctggagggctaacgtttgggcaccactgtaatagtggtctccaaactgtgaccctccagatgttgcaaaaccacaactcccagcatgcccagacagcctttggcagtttggcaaccactagaagggcagcagtaaagatcgctttactgccgccttccttcccccccaccgtcgcttccctacctgcgctgctgatctccgctgtctctACCGATGATACCTTCTttccaggtaccggccgccatcttctccccccgttctgcccgacatccaggggtgggcagagcggggggtttccatggcaaccccctgtcgggcactgccattggtcagaactcatttctgactaatggcaggggataagagGAGATCGCAGTGCTGCAGCCTCGCTCCTTTTCCTCGGGGTGATCGAGGCTGTCACTGAGAGCTCCGATCAtctctattttccgggtgattgggtcaccagagacgccgacatggggggggtctcaggacccccctcggcgatgtaccgggatgcctgctgaatgatttcagcaggcattccggtccggtccccatccaattagtggcggggaccggaattatcacgggcgtatccatatgccctacgtccttaaggactcaggatgcagggtgcATGCTTACACCatacgtcctgaacaggttaaaataaTTCTCTATAAATGGTTGAAATAGACGGAAAATAATCGAAAAAAGTCTGGCATGAGAACATCCTGTTTAAGCCCCCCTTAAACAGGATGTTCTCATGCCAGACTTTTTTCGATTATTTTCCGTCTATTTCAACCATTTATAGAGAAttattttaacctgttcaggacgtatGGCGTAAGTCTTGTATAAgaaaactgtttttaattaaaacTGTCAACCCGAgacatataacttactaataaagTAAGTATCCAGCATGTTTTATATAATTCACCCCTGACATGAAATTGCCTAGTTCTTTCAGTGTAGTGTTATATAAGCTCGTCCCTACAGAGATGaggcatcatcctctgctgtctcaggaggctgGGCTAAATATTATCTCTGTGCTCTGATTCTAACTCCCTAGAGTGATGCAACCACCTCTAACCAGCCCTTACAGCCTCCATGACCATCTAACTgttctatacacatatacataaatatgtgtttttttatgttaagGGAAAAATGAGGGGTGGTTACAGCAGTGCCAcagacagaggagcagacaggaaatGAATACAGCAGCTTTTGTAGAATTAATGCATGGAAAGTTGGCCATGTAGTGCAAAATTCTGCAAAAGCTCTGGGCAAGAAAATGGCAAGAGTGTTGTGGGATGGAAGTGGGCAGTGTGGGTcagctgtgatgaagagctggAGAAAACCACTTCATTCTGGAAATTTTAGTACTGAGCAACCAGGAAGCAGAGTGATCTTACATCAAAAGAGACCCACAGACAAACAAAAAAAGCTTATATGTAGTTTTAGAATTGGGGCAGGCAGGTATGCTTCTGtagcagtttatttatttatttattattatacttaATGTTGAATTACTTCTTTTAGACTCTACACATAAACTCTTGTGAGCTGCAATAAATATAACACTTTTATAGTCAGATAGGTCACTCACAGCCGTTCTCGCCTTAACCTTACAGAAATCAATAACAAAACCTTCTCCAACTAGAGATTTCCTGGCAAAATCCTCATCATATGGGAAAGCATGAAGCTTGTCTTTCCCAACTGTGAAATATGTTACATCTAAAGCCCCAATTAATATAAGATGTCCTCCAGGTTTTAGCATCTCTGAGAACTTCCTGAGATATCTCCTGTAATCATCTTGGTCTTTACAGATAGCTTCTAGGAACCAAACACTGATGATACAATCTGCTGGTGGTAAAACTATCGGATCAGTCATATTTTCCTTCTCAAGGTCACATTTCATAACATGTTGAGCTGCTGATCTCACTTTTCCTTCTCTGTCCTGTAACTGGTCACTGAAGAAAAATTGGGAAAATTGGGAAAATAATTCTCTCACAATCAACATGAATACAGAATGAAAGCTGAATAGTTAGCTTTGGATTATTCGCTTTCATTGGTAGTTGAAAGAGTTAAATTTAACCAAAGCAGCCATACTAATTGTGAAGGTTATACTGTGTCCTTTTGACTGCGCCAACATTTGTAAAAGATAATATGGATAAAAATATGGATCTGTGATAATATATGTAGATTTTTGTATTGAAATTGTGAGCTGAATTGCATTGAATTTGCATTGCAAAAATAAGGTAGGTAAAATATATAATACCCTAAAGATTCACAGATTTGCCTTCTTATCTCTTGTACAGTAGCAACAATGACCCTGTTTCCTTTAAAATTGGATGCAATTACTTCACCTGTTTCCTATTAAGTCCACATGAAGTTTTGCAGCATGTTCCCAATCAAATGCTCCTGTCCGTGTGTCCAGCCATCTCTTCAGCTCCATGATGCATCTGTCACTGACCTTCAGGACTATGATGTGTTTGAAGAACTCACAGGCGGCATAGAGGTGATGAACCAAAGGACCAAGGCTAAGGTCAAcgaggacatctcctttaatatgaCCTACAGAAAATATTCAGAATATTAGAAGCTAATATGTTACAACCCACCTGTTGatttgtaagattttttttttttttttataattttgtcaGATTTACCCTTGATGATGCCTGCTCTCTGTCTCTTTCATCCCAAACCCACAACCAGAAATTCAGTCCACAAATCATTACCAAACACATATAATTCATCCCCACACACACATCGACTTCAGCTGCAACAATGACATATATCTACAAATGATgggcactgcaatggggaccaggatggcaccacaatatgccaatctATCAATCTTATTAATGCTGATTTAGAACAACAATTTTTTGATTCACAATGTCACAAAACCTATGAATACTGTCACTACATtgatgacatttaaaaaaaaaatgtcattcatCTATCTAGCtaaaaatggacttctctacaaaAAGTGTGAACTACCTGGACACTACTATAACAATTATCAAGAACACACTACAAACAAATGCagacagaaaacccacagaccgatccagctatctacaaaAATCAAGTTTCCATTGTATCTGCTCCAACACAGAGACATTTATCTACAAATATTAtctgagaaattcaaacaaaaaggatacaaaaGGATATGAAAACGCCTTATAGCCTGTGCTGGT is a genomic window of Hyla sarda isolate aHylSar1 chromosome 10, aHylSar1.hap1, whole genome shotgun sequence containing:
- the LOC130293259 gene encoding nicotinamide N-methyltransferase-like, giving the protein MDPSSYKLYHEHGFDSRQQLESYFSDQQEIVFGEDVLKFPIENLAKTFTMGHIKGDVLVDLSLGPLVHHLYAACEFFKHIIVLKVSDRCIMELKRWLDTRTGAFDWEHAAKLHVDLIGNSDQLQDREGKVRSAAQHVMKCDLEKENMTDPIVLPPADCIISVWFLEAICKDQDDYRRYLRKFSEMLKPGGHLILIGALDVTYFTVGKDKLHAFPYDEDFARKSLVGEGFVIDFCKVKARTAVSDLSDYKSVIFIAAHKSLCVESKRSNSTLSIIINK